From Ancylobacter pratisalsi, one genomic window encodes:
- a CDS encoding TRAP transporter large permease, translated as MSPTSSGMLIIGLLLFLLATGMPIAFALGLTAIGGLVFANGIGVFDVLAETMFSGIANLAYVSIPMFVLMGAAVAATPAGRDLYEALDRWLSRVPGGLVLSNIGACAIFAGMTGSSPATCAAIGKMGIPEMLKRGYPASVATGSICAGGTLGILIPPSVTMIVYGIATETSIGRLFLAGVLPGLMLTTMFMSWAVYDCRRKGFRFDVQGSRFTFVQKLTALPKVAPFLVIILGTLYVLYGGVATPSEAAGAGAFLTLGVVIVMYRLSRPKPIFDIFSTTLRESVMIMMIMASAELFAFALSSLFITQTIAAEIAALDVNRWVLMGVINLFLLLAGMFLPPVAIIVMSAPLLYPIIVSSGFDPYWFAVVLTINMEIGLITPPVGLNLFVVKAIAPQVPSGQVLSGAVPYVLLMLLGIVILSIFPGIVTWLPDQVMGPIN; from the coding sequence CTGTCTCCCACCTCCTCGGGCATGTTGATCATCGGGCTGCTGCTGTTCCTGTTGGCCACCGGCATGCCCATCGCCTTCGCCCTTGGCCTCACGGCCATTGGTGGGCTGGTGTTCGCCAACGGCATCGGCGTGTTCGATGTGCTGGCCGAGACCATGTTCTCAGGGATCGCCAACCTCGCCTATGTGTCGATCCCGATGTTCGTGCTGATGGGCGCGGCGGTTGCCGCGACCCCGGCCGGCCGCGACCTGTACGAGGCGCTTGACCGATGGCTGAGCCGCGTCCCCGGAGGTCTGGTACTGTCGAATATAGGCGCCTGCGCCATCTTCGCCGGCATGACCGGATCGAGCCCGGCAACCTGCGCCGCCATCGGCAAGATGGGCATCCCCGAAATGCTCAAGCGGGGATATCCGGCCAGCGTCGCGACGGGCTCCATCTGCGCGGGCGGCACGCTGGGCATCCTTATCCCACCGTCGGTGACAATGATCGTCTACGGTATCGCGACCGAGACATCGATCGGCCGGCTATTTCTCGCCGGCGTGCTGCCCGGCCTGATGCTCACCACGATGTTCATGAGCTGGGCGGTTTATGACTGCCGGCGCAAGGGCTTTCGCTTCGACGTTCAGGGCTCCCGGTTCACCTTCGTGCAGAAGCTCACGGCCCTGCCTAAGGTGGCCCCCTTTCTGGTCATCATTCTAGGCACGCTCTACGTGCTCTATGGCGGGGTGGCGACGCCCTCCGAGGCTGCGGGCGCGGGCGCCTTTCTCACCCTCGGCGTCGTCATCGTCATGTACCGGCTGAGCCGGCCCAAGCCGATCTTCGACATCTTCTCGACGACCCTGCGCGAGAGCGTCATGATCATGATGATCATGGCCTCGGCGGAGCTGTTCGCCTTCGCGCTGTCTTCGCTCTTCATCACCCAGACCATCGCCGCCGAGATTGCCGCGCTCGACGTGAACCGCTGGGTACTGATGGGGGTGATCAACCTGTTCCTGCTGCTGGCGGGCATGTTCCTGCCACCCGTCGCCATCATCGTGATGTCGGCGCCCCTGCTCTATCCGATCATCGTCTCGTCCGGCTTCGACCCCTACTGGTTCGCGGTCGTCCTCACCATCAACATGGAAATCGGACTGATCACGCCGCCGGTGGGGCTCAACCTGTTCGTGGTCAAGGCGATAGCTCCGCAGGTGCCGTCGGGACAGGTGCTCAGCGGCGCCGTGCCGTATGTGCTGCTGATGCTCCTGGGTATCGTGATCCTGAGTATATTCCCCGGCATCGTTACCTGGCTGCCGGATCAGGTCATGGGCCCGATCAATTAG
- a CDS encoding ABC transporter permease produces MKTHPAKLLLLQILVAVAVIAFWQFGATVPIGGDYLLPEFFFSKPWDVISRVYELFATGVIWKHLRITLTETVLAFIIGSVGGIVIGFWFARKPTVAAVFDPYVKMANALPRVVLAPIFMLWLGLGIWSKVALGVTLVFFIVFFNVYQGVKEVSPVVLANARMMGMNERQLFRNVYWPSALSWMFSSLHTSVGFALVGAVVGEYLGSSAGLGYLIHQAEGVFDVTGVFAGMVILAAFVLVIDVGVTRVERRLLVWRPQPTGEQN; encoded by the coding sequence ATGAAGACGCACCCCGCGAAGCTGCTTCTGCTGCAGATCCTCGTCGCCGTTGCCGTGATCGCCTTCTGGCAGTTCGGCGCGACCGTGCCGATCGGCGGCGACTATCTGCTGCCGGAGTTCTTCTTCTCCAAGCCCTGGGATGTGATCTCCCGGGTCTACGAACTGTTCGCGACCGGCGTGATCTGGAAGCACCTGCGGATCACCCTCACCGAAACTGTGCTGGCCTTCATCATCGGCTCGGTAGGCGGCATCGTCATCGGCTTCTGGTTCGCCCGCAAGCCGACCGTTGCGGCGGTATTCGACCCCTATGTGAAGATGGCTAACGCCCTTCCGCGCGTTGTTCTGGCGCCGATCTTCATGCTGTGGCTCGGCCTCGGCATCTGGTCGAAGGTCGCGCTGGGCGTCACGCTGGTGTTCTTCATCGTGTTCTTCAACGTCTATCAGGGCGTGAAAGAGGTGAGCCCGGTCGTTCTCGCCAATGCCCGCATGATGGGAATGAACGAGCGCCAGCTGTTTCGTAACGTGTACTGGCCCTCTGCCCTGTCCTGGATGTTCTCTTCGCTGCACACCTCGGTCGGCTTCGCGCTGGTCGGTGCGGTGGTGGGCGAATATCTCGGCTCGTCGGCGGGGCTGGGCTACCTCATCCATCAGGCAGAGGGCGTTTTCGACGTGACCGGCGTGTTTGCCGGCATGGTCATTCTCGCCGCCTTCGTGCTTGTCATCGACGTGGGCGTGACCCGGGTCGAGCGACGCCTTCTCGTGTGGCGGCCCCAGCCGACGGGCGAGCAGAACTGA
- a CDS encoding TRAP transporter small permease subunit yields the protein MTNLFLRTVDFISKACAIFAGLLLVAAMLVICEMIFLRYVFRSPTIWQTDFVVFAATAAMFLGSPYVLHTRGHVGVDVVELMFAPPAQRWLGIFGALLGLLFAVLMTIASAMFFHEAYVNDWHTSSVAAITLWIPLLPLPVSFALLSLQYVAELIRRVRGPRTAGVEA from the coding sequence ATGACAAACCTGTTCCTGCGAACGGTGGACTTCATCTCCAAAGCCTGTGCCATCTTTGCCGGCCTGCTGCTGGTCGCCGCCATGCTGGTGATCTGCGAGATGATCTTCCTGCGATATGTGTTCCGTTCCCCCACCATCTGGCAAACGGACTTCGTGGTCTTCGCTGCCACTGCCGCGATGTTCCTCGGCTCGCCCTATGTGCTTCACACGCGCGGCCATGTTGGGGTCGACGTCGTGGAATTGATGTTCGCGCCGCCCGCGCAGCGCTGGCTCGGCATATTCGGCGCGCTGCTCGGACTGCTCTTCGCCGTGCTGATGACGATCGCAAGCGCGATGTTTTTCCATGAGGCCTATGTGAACGACTGGCACACCTCGTCCGTGGCCGCGATCACCTTGTGGATTCCGCTGCTTCCCCTGCCCGTCAGTTTCGCGCTGCTCTCGCTGCAATATGTTGCCGAGCTGATCCGCCGCGTCCGTGGCCCCCGCACCGCGGGAGTTGAGGCATGA
- a CDS encoding GntR family transcriptional regulator — protein sequence MRGEQTPRLREALEEDIVVGRLRPGQRLDEVGLAERFGVSRTPIREALIQLAASGMVEMRPRRGTFVTLLGPRELVESFELMAEVEASCARLAAQRMGPSDQKAISEAHAACCQAVADGDEAAYYPANALFHAAIYAATNNRVLRAEALRLQLTLQPYRRLQLKVPRRIDASLAEHESILEALLKGDGASASERIRAHVLVQGERFMSLLAALQAETEDAI from the coding sequence GTGCGTGGTGAACAAACGCCCAGGCTTCGCGAAGCACTGGAAGAAGACATCGTCGTGGGACGGCTTCGGCCGGGACAGCGGCTTGACGAGGTTGGTCTCGCCGAGCGTTTCGGCGTGTCGCGGACGCCGATCCGGGAAGCGCTGATCCAGCTCGCGGCATCGGGCATGGTCGAGATGCGCCCTCGGCGTGGCACCTTCGTCACGCTGCTCGGACCGCGCGAATTGGTCGAGTCTTTCGAGTTGATGGCCGAAGTGGAGGCCTCCTGCGCCCGTCTCGCGGCCCAGCGCATGGGGCCTTCCGATCAGAAGGCGATTTCCGAGGCGCACGCTGCCTGTTGCCAGGCGGTGGCGGACGGTGATGAGGCGGCCTACTACCCCGCGAACGCGCTCTTTCACGCGGCAATCTATGCCGCGACCAATAATCGCGTGCTTCGCGCGGAGGCTCTGCGCCTTCAGCTCACCTTGCAGCCCTATCGTCGCCTGCAACTGAAGGTCCCTCGGCGGATAGATGCTTCGCTCGCCGAACATGAATCCATTCTTGAGGCCCTGCTCAAGGGCGATGGTGCGTCGGCATCCGAACGGATCCGTGCGCATGTGCTCGTGCAGGGCGAGCGCTTCATGTCGCTGCTCGCCGCGCTGCAGGCCGAGACCGAAGACGCGATCTGA
- a CDS encoding ABC-F family ATP-binding cassette domain-containing protein, with protein MIRLDSIGKQNGKQIVFIEASATLLKGEKVGLVGPNGAGKTTLFRLVTGEEQPDEGQVSVDRGLTIGYFSQDVGEMAGQTVLAEVMDGAGPVSAIAAELRELEAAMVDPDRADEMDAVIERYGEVQARFEELDGYSLEGRASEVLAGLGFSQEMIEGDVGKLSGGWKMRVALARILLMRPDVMLLDEPSNHLDIESLIWLEAFLKNFDGALMMTSHDRAFMNRIVNKVVEIDAGTLTSYSGDYEFYAQQRALAEKQQQAQFERQQAMLAKEIAFIERFKARASHAAQVQSRVKKLDKIERVEPPRRRQTVAFEFQPAPRSGEDVVSLKNVHKSYGARSIYEGLDFHVRRRERWAVMGVNGAGKSTLLKLVTGSTEPDIGTVAIGGSVKMAYFAQHAMEVLEGERTVFQSLEDAFPQAAQGSLRALAGCFGFSGDDVDKRCRVLSGGEKARLVMAKMLFDPPNFLVLDEPTNHLDIATKEMLIAALASYEGTMLFVSHDRHFLAALSNRVLELTPDGIHQYGGGYTEYVAHTGSEAPGLRS; from the coding sequence ATGATCCGTCTCGATTCCATCGGCAAACAGAATGGCAAGCAGATCGTCTTCATCGAGGCGTCTGCGACCCTGCTGAAGGGGGAGAAGGTCGGCCTCGTCGGCCCCAATGGCGCGGGCAAGACGACGCTGTTCCGTCTGGTCACCGGTGAGGAGCAGCCCGATGAAGGGCAGGTCTCCGTCGATCGCGGCCTGACGATCGGCTATTTCAGCCAGGACGTGGGCGAGATGGCGGGTCAGACGGTGCTGGCCGAGGTGATGGACGGGGCTGGCCCGGTGAGCGCCATCGCCGCCGAACTGCGCGAACTGGAAGCCGCGATGGTCGACCCCGACCGCGCCGACGAGATGGACGCGGTCATCGAGCGCTACGGCGAGGTTCAGGCCCGCTTTGAGGAACTCGACGGCTATTCGCTCGAGGGCCGCGCGAGCGAGGTGCTGGCCGGTCTCGGCTTCAGCCAGGAAATGATCGAGGGTGACGTCGGCAAACTCTCCGGCGGATGGAAGATGCGCGTCGCGCTCGCACGCATCCTGCTGATGCGTCCGGACGTGATGCTGCTCGACGAGCCGTCCAACCATCTCGACATCGAAAGCCTCATCTGGCTGGAGGCGTTCCTGAAGAATTTCGACGGTGCGTTGATGATGACCTCGCACGATCGCGCATTCATGAACCGCATCGTCAACAAGGTGGTCGAAATCGACGCCGGCACGCTGACCTCCTATTCCGGCGACTACGAGTTCTACGCCCAGCAGCGCGCGCTGGCGGAGAAGCAGCAGCAGGCCCAGTTCGAGCGCCAGCAGGCGATGCTGGCCAAGGAGATCGCCTTCATCGAGCGTTTCAAGGCCCGTGCCTCCCATGCCGCGCAGGTGCAGAGCCGGGTCAAGAAGCTCGACAAGATCGAGCGCGTCGAGCCGCCGCGCCGCCGCCAGACCGTTGCGTTCGAGTTCCAGCCGGCCCCGCGTTCCGGGGAGGACGTTGTCAGCCTGAAGAACGTGCATAAGAGCTATGGCGCGCGGAGCATCTATGAGGGGCTGGACTTCCACGTGCGCCGGCGCGAGCGCTGGGCAGTGATGGGCGTTAATGGCGCCGGCAAGTCGACGTTGCTGAAGCTGGTGACGGGATCCACCGAGCCGGATATCGGGACGGTGGCGATCGGCGGCAGCGTGAAGATGGCCTATTTCGCCCAGCACGCCATGGAAGTGCTGGAGGGTGAGCGTACCGTGTTCCAGTCGCTGGAAGACGCGTTCCCCCAGGCCGCGCAGGGCTCCTTGCGTGCGCTTGCCGGCTGCTTCGGCTTCTCGGGCGATGATGTGGACAAGCGCTGCCGGGTGCTCTCAGGCGGCGAGAAAGCCCGTCTCGTGATGGCGAAGATGCTGTTCGATCCGCCGAACTTCCTCGTGCTCGACGAGCCGACCAACCATCTCGACATCGCCACCAAGGAGATGCTGATCGCGGCGCTGGCGAGTTACGAGGGCACGATGCTGTTCGTCAGCCATGATCGGCATTTTCTGGCCGCGCTGTCGAACCGCGTGCTGGAGCTGACGCCTGACGGCATTCATCAGTATGGCGGCGGCTATACGGAGTATGTCGCCCATACCGGCAGCGAGGCGCCCGGACTGCGCAGCTGA
- a CDS encoding ABC transporter substrate-binding protein has product MKIRTLLLAASLLIPALGAAQAGEIEKPNVTLGVGGKPLLYYLPLTLAERLGYFKDEGLNVEINDFGGGSKSLQALIGGSVDGVTGAYEHTIRMQQKKQDVRAVIDLGRYPGIVVGVRTAEADKIKSVADLKGAKIGVTAPGSSTYILVQYLMQKAGLNPDEASFIGVGGGASAVAAMQNGEIDAISHLDPVISKLEDMGELKILVDTRTTEGTEQVFGGMNPAAVLYFKESFIKDNPNTVQALTNAFYRTLKWLEKATPEEVAATVPEAYWLGDKNLYIKAFNATRQAYSTDGNIDEASMKIALNLLTTTDPKFDAASIDLSKTFDGSFLAKAKGQ; this is encoded by the coding sequence ATGAAAATACGCACATTGCTGCTTGCAGCGAGCCTTCTCATCCCCGCGCTCGGCGCCGCGCAGGCGGGCGAAATCGAGAAGCCGAACGTCACCCTGGGCGTTGGCGGAAAGCCCCTGCTCTACTATCTCCCCCTGACGCTGGCGGAGCGGCTCGGCTACTTTAAGGATGAAGGGCTGAATGTCGAGATCAACGATTTCGGCGGCGGCTCCAAGTCGCTCCAGGCGCTTATCGGCGGCTCGGTCGACGGCGTGACCGGTGCCTATGAGCACACCATCCGCATGCAGCAGAAGAAGCAGGACGTACGTGCGGTCATCGACCTCGGGCGCTATCCCGGCATCGTCGTCGGCGTGCGCACCGCCGAGGCGGACAAGATCAAGTCCGTCGCCGACCTGAAGGGCGCCAAGATCGGCGTGACGGCTCCGGGCTCGTCCACCTACATCCTGGTGCAGTACCTGATGCAGAAGGCGGGGCTCAACCCGGACGAGGCCTCCTTCATCGGCGTGGGCGGTGGCGCCTCCGCGGTGGCCGCAATGCAGAATGGCGAGATCGACGCCATCTCGCATCTCGACCCCGTCATCTCCAAGCTGGAGGACATGGGCGAGCTGAAGATCCTGGTCGACACCCGCACCACCGAAGGCACCGAACAGGTGTTCGGCGGCATGAACCCGGCGGCCGTGCTCTACTTCAAGGAGAGCTTCATCAAGGATAACCCGAACACCGTGCAGGCGCTCACCAATGCCTTCTACCGCACGCTCAAGTGGCTGGAGAAGGCAACGCCGGAAGAGGTCGCCGCGACGGTGCCGGAGGCCTATTGGCTCGGTGACAAGAACCTCTACATCAAGGCGTTCAACGCGACCCGCCAGGCCTATTCGACCGACGGCAACATCGACGAAGCCAGCATGAAGATCGCCCTCAACCTGCTCACCACTACGGACCCGAAGTTCGATGCCGCCAGCATCGACCTGTCGAAGACCTTCGACGGTTCGTTCCTCGCGAAGGCGAAGGGTCAGTGA
- the hutC gene encoding histidine utilization repressor: MTARPDLRPTNTAGVTLNQRIRADLEARILSGEWPPGHRIPFEHELMAQYGCARMTVNKVIAGLVAAGLIERRRRAGSFVAQPRIHSAVLRIPDIPVEIAARGETYGYELIACHRRLANAHDRLETALAAGAEVLDITCRHLSNGRPFALEERLIGLDTVPEAAKVDFASETPGSWLLRHVPWTEAEHRISAVNASARVAQSLAIPKGAACLTLERRTWRNNATVTFVRQVFRGDLYDLIARFSPQG, translated from the coding sequence GTGACAGCCCGCCCCGATCTCCGCCCCACGAACACGGCCGGCGTCACGCTTAATCAACGGATCCGCGCGGATCTGGAAGCGCGCATTCTCTCAGGCGAATGGCCGCCGGGCCATCGTATCCCGTTCGAGCACGAGTTGATGGCTCAGTATGGCTGCGCCCGCATGACCGTCAACAAGGTCATCGCCGGTTTGGTCGCGGCGGGCCTCATCGAGCGACGGCGGCGCGCCGGCTCATTCGTGGCGCAGCCGCGCATTCATTCGGCCGTGCTGCGTATTCCGGACATTCCCGTCGAGATCGCGGCACGCGGCGAGACCTATGGATACGAACTGATCGCCTGCCACCGCCGGCTCGCCAACGCCCACGACCGGCTGGAAACAGCGCTGGCCGCTGGCGCGGAAGTACTCGACATCACCTGCCGCCACCTGTCCAACGGCCGGCCCTTCGCGCTGGAGGAACGGCTTATCGGCCTCGACACCGTGCCGGAAGCGGCGAAGGTCGATTTCGCCAGCGAAACGCCAGGCTCCTGGCTTCTGCGTCATGTTCCCTGGACGGAGGCCGAGCACCGCATCAGCGCGGTGAACGCTTCCGCGCGCGTTGCGCAGTCGCTCGCGATCCCGAAGGGAGCGGCCTGCCTGACCCTGGAACGGCGCACCTGGCGCAACAACGCCACCGTCACCTTCGTCCGGCAGGTCTTTCGTGGCGATCTCTACGATCTTATCGCCCGCTTCTCGCCGCAGGGTTGA
- the dctP gene encoding TRAP transporter substrate-binding protein DctP, which yields MTGTRSIARALTLTCALAFASSTFAQDITLRASHQFPGGKGDPRDEMVQMIARDVEAANVGIKIQVFPGSSLFKANEQWGALTKGQLDMSSFPLDYASGRVPQFSATLMPGLVRNFDRADRMNDSPFMKEIKQIIEEQGAIVIADAWLSGAFASKKNCITNPESIKGQVTRAAGPAFEQMLAAAGASISSMPSSEIYSGMQTGVLDATNTSSSSFVSYRLFEQVKCLTAPGENALWFMYEPVLMSKRVFDRLNPDQQKAILAAGKKAQAWFAVEVRKADQKLIDTFKGAGVEVVEMSGADYDAWLKVAQESAYKNFSEKVKGGDELIKKALAVQ from the coding sequence ATGACCGGAACGCGTTCCATTGCGCGTGCGCTCACACTCACCTGCGCTCTCGCCTTTGCCTCGTCCACTTTCGCCCAGGACATCACCCTGCGCGCCTCGCACCAGTTTCCCGGTGGCAAGGGCGACCCGCGCGACGAGATGGTGCAGATGATCGCCCGCGACGTAGAGGCGGCGAATGTCGGGATCAAGATCCAGGTCTTTCCCGGCTCCTCGCTCTTCAAGGCGAACGAGCAGTGGGGCGCCCTGACAAAGGGGCAGCTCGACATGTCGAGCTTCCCGCTCGACTATGCCTCCGGCCGCGTGCCGCAGTTTTCGGCCACGCTGATGCCGGGGCTGGTGCGCAACTTCGACCGCGCGGACCGGATGAACGACTCGCCGTTCATGAAGGAAATCAAGCAGATCATCGAGGAACAGGGGGCTATCGTCATCGCCGATGCGTGGCTCTCCGGCGCCTTTGCCTCCAAGAAGAACTGCATCACCAATCCGGAGAGCATCAAGGGTCAGGTGACGCGCGCCGCCGGACCGGCCTTCGAGCAGATGCTAGCCGCGGCCGGTGCCTCGATTTCCTCGATGCCCTCGTCTGAAATCTATTCCGGCATGCAGACCGGCGTGCTCGATGCCACCAACACGTCGTCTTCGAGCTTCGTCTCCTACCGTCTGTTCGAGCAGGTGAAGTGCCTGACCGCACCGGGCGAGAACGCGCTCTGGTTCATGTATGAGCCGGTGCTGATGTCGAAGCGCGTGTTCGATCGCCTGAACCCGGACCAGCAGAAGGCCATTCTCGCCGCCGGCAAAAAGGCCCAGGCCTGGTTCGCGGTCGAAGTGCGCAAGGCCGACCAGAAGCTCATCGATACCTTCAAGGGTGCGGGCGTCGAAGTGGTCGAGATGTCGGGCGCCGATTACGACGCCTGGCTGAAGGTCGCTCAGGAAAGCGCCTACAAGAACTTCTCCGAGAAGGTGAAGGGCGGCGACGAGTTGATCAAGAAGGCGCTCGCCGTTCAGTGA
- a CDS encoding malonyl-CoA decarboxylase has product MGSNTSFVTGLLNSIAEHGRTLLERSNRSSGTTRLETLIDRCEALLSGQGEASGVALAADILDRYTRVKPAEGLAFFEALARDFGPDRARLDAAIQTYARTGSPLDAAEIHVASEPRRQELFRRFNLAPGGTRSLVHMREQLMQVLPLHAELAVVDRDFAHLFSSWFNRGFLVLRRIDWSTPANVLEKIIRYEAVHAIQDWNDLRARVDSPDRRCYAFFHPALIDEPLIFVEVALTKDTPGAIAPVLDQSRRHLKPQEAKTAVFYSISNCQKGLAGVSFGNLLIKQVVEEISRELPSLTTFVTLSPAPGFRKWLDGERASEHSVALSGADRKALEKLDTSDWTEKPEVRQELAAVLSPLAAYYFLTARTPKNKPLDPVARFHLGNGARLERINPMGDLSPKGIAQAAGLMVNYRYILSDIERNHEAFAGKGEVVSSPAVRKLVKADTSSRSLVSAS; this is encoded by the coding sequence ATGGGTTCGAACACATCGTTCGTCACGGGTTTGCTTAACTCCATCGCGGAGCATGGTCGCACGCTGCTCGAGCGTTCGAATCGCAGCAGTGGCACCACGCGGCTGGAGACGCTGATCGATCGCTGCGAGGCCCTTCTGTCCGGTCAGGGCGAAGCCTCGGGAGTGGCCCTCGCGGCTGACATTCTTGACCGTTACACCCGTGTGAAGCCTGCGGAAGGCCTTGCCTTTTTCGAGGCCCTCGCCCGCGACTTTGGCCCGGACCGCGCACGCCTCGATGCAGCGATCCAGACCTATGCGCGCACCGGCTCGCCCCTCGACGCGGCCGAGATTCACGTCGCCAGCGAACCTCGCCGCCAGGAGTTGTTTCGCCGCTTCAATCTGGCGCCGGGTGGCACGCGTTCACTGGTGCACATGCGCGAGCAACTGATGCAGGTACTCCCCCTGCACGCCGAGCTCGCCGTGGTCGATCGCGACTTCGCTCATCTGTTCTCGTCCTGGTTCAATCGCGGCTTCCTCGTCCTTCGGCGCATTGACTGGTCGACGCCCGCCAACGTGCTGGAGAAGATCATCCGCTACGAGGCGGTGCACGCCATTCAGGACTGGAACGACCTGCGCGCGCGCGTCGATAGCCCCGACCGACGCTGCTACGCCTTCTTCCATCCCGCGCTGATCGACGAACCACTGATCTTCGTGGAAGTCGCGCTGACGAAGGATACACCGGGCGCCATCGCCCCGGTCCTCGACCAGTCGCGCCGGCACCTGAAGCCGCAAGAGGCGAAGACCGCCGTCTTCTACTCCATCTCCAACTGCCAGAAAGGCCTCGCCGGCGTGTCCTTCGGCAATCTGCTGATCAAGCAGGTGGTCGAGGAGATATCCCGCGAATTGCCATCCCTCACCACCTTCGTCACGCTGTCGCCTGCTCCCGGCTTTCGCAAATGGCTGGACGGCGAACGCGCGTCCGAGCACAGCGTCGCCCTCTCAGGCGCGGACCGGAAGGCACTGGAAAAACTCGACACATCGGACTGGACCGAAAAGCCCGAGGTTCGCCAGGAACTTGCCGCGGTGCTGAGCCCGCTCGCGGCCTATTATTTCCTTACCGCCCGCACCCCGAAGAACAAGCCGCTCGATCCGGTCGCCCGTTTCCATCTCGGCAATGGCGCGCGCCTTGAGCGCATCAATCCCATGGGCGATCTGTCGCCCAAGGGCATCGCCCAGGCCGCCGGCCTGATGGTGAACTATCGCTACATCCTCTCCGATATCGAACGGAATCACGAAGCCTTTGCCGGCAAGGGTGAAGTGGTATCGAGCCCGGCCGTGCGAAAGCTGGTCAAGGCCGATACGAGTTCCCGATCCCTCGTTTCGGCCTCCTGA
- a CDS encoding malonate--CoA ligase, whose amino-acid sequence MSKTASDNHLFSAIVAAVPSLDAPLARLADGSIETYGDAFALSARLAHLLVSRGVKPGDRVAVQVEKSWPSLALYLATIRAGAVYLPLNTAYTLNEVKYFLTDAEPALFVCRPEIETEARALATEIGVPCVETLGNDGVGSLTVSAAALSPTFPDVARGPDELACILYTSGTTGRAKGAMLTHRNLLSNAVTLKDYWRFTSNDVLIHALPLFHTHGLFVAANVIFMSGASMLFRTKFDAREAIELMPQATCLMGVPTFYTRLLDQPGLTREATQHMRLFTSGSAPLLAETHRAFRERTGHAILERYGMTETGMNTSNPYEGERIAGTVGLPLPGVSVRVVDPESGTVLGSDEIGMIEVKGPNVTKGYWRMPEKTASEFHDGFFVTGDLGKIDANDYVHIVGRGKDLVITGGFNVYPKEVEGEIDALPGVVESAIIGVPHPDFGEGVTAVVVMAKGADLSEQGIQKALESRLARFKQPKRVFFVNELPRNTMGKVQKNILRDTYRDIYRNIA is encoded by the coding sequence ATGTCCAAAACCGCGTCTGACAACCACCTGTTTTCCGCCATCGTCGCGGCCGTCCCTTCTCTCGACGCGCCGCTGGCCCGGCTCGCCGACGGCAGCATCGAGACCTATGGCGACGCTTTCGCGCTCTCCGCCCGGCTTGCTCATCTGCTGGTATCGCGCGGCGTGAAACCGGGGGACCGCGTGGCGGTACAGGTGGAAAAGTCCTGGCCGAGCCTTGCCCTTTATCTCGCCACCATCCGGGCGGGCGCCGTCTACCTGCCCCTCAACACGGCCTACACACTCAACGAGGTGAAATACTTCCTGACCGACGCCGAGCCGGCGCTGTTCGTCTGCCGCCCCGAGATCGAGACCGAGGCGCGCGCACTCGCCACCGAGATCGGCGTTCCCTGCGTCGAAACCCTTGGAAACGATGGTGTCGGATCGCTGACGGTTTCCGCAGCGGCGTTGTCGCCCACGTTCCCCGATGTGGCGCGCGGGCCCGATGAACTCGCCTGCATCCTTTACACGTCAGGCACCACCGGGCGCGCCAAGGGAGCCATGCTCACGCATCGCAACCTGCTTTCCAACGCTGTGACGTTGAAGGACTACTGGCGCTTCACCTCGAATGACGTGCTGATCCACGCCCTGCCGCTGTTCCACACGCACGGACTGTTCGTCGCCGCCAACGTCATTTTCATGTCCGGCGCATCCATGCTGTTCCGCACCAAGTTCGATGCCCGCGAAGCCATAGAGCTGATGCCGCAGGCGACATGCCTGATGGGCGTTCCCACCTTCTACACCCGCCTTCTTGACCAGCCGGGCCTCACCCGCGAGGCGACGCAGCATATGAGGCTGTTCACCTCTGGCTCGGCGCCCTTGCTGGCCGAAACCCACCGCGCCTTCCGCGAACGGACCGGCCACGCCATTCTCGAGCGTTACGGCATGACCGAGACGGGCATGAACACGTCCAATCCCTATGAGGGCGAGCGGATCGCCGGCACCGTTGGCTTACCCCTGCCCGGGGTCAGCGTGCGGGTCGTCGATCCTGAATCAGGCACGGTGCTCGGCTCCGATGAGATTGGCATGATCGAGGTGAAGGGTCCGAACGTCACCAAGGGCTACTGGCGGATGCCGGAAAAGACCGCGAGCGAGTTCCATGACGGATTCTTCGTCACGGGCGACCTCGGGAAGATCGACGCGAACGACTATGTGCACATTGTTGGGCGCGGCAAGGATCTTGTCATCACCGGCGGCTTCAACGTCTATCCGAAGGAGGTGGAAGGCGAGATCGACGCCCTGCCCGGCGTGGTGGAAAGCGCGATCATCGGTGTTCCCCATCCCGATTTTGGCGAGGGCGTGACCGCCGTGGTGGTGATGGCCAAGGGCGCCGATCTTTCCGAGCAGGGCATCCAGAAGGCCCTTGAAAGTCGCCTTGCCCGCTTCAAGCAACCCAAGCGGGTCTTCTTTGTGAATGAACTTCCCCGCAATACCATGGGTAAGGTGCAGAAGAACATCCTGAGGGACACCTATCGGGACATCTACCGCAATATTGCCTAA